Part of the Methanomassiliicoccales archaeon genome is shown below.
CAGGAATAAGAGGTCACGCCTACACCACCTCGAACTTCCCTGCCCCCGGTAACGATTTCCATGGGTTGATGATGGGTCTGAACATCCCCTTGACCTCTCCGGGCATTCCGAAGAAGCTCACCGCCATCGGGGGTGTCGCAAAAGTGTTCCTGACATGGTCTGCTCCTTCTGAAACTGGTGGAAGCAATATCACCGGTTATAACGTGTACCGGTCCCTGACATCCGGTGGCCTATACTCGTTGATATCCTCACCCTCGGAACTGAACTTAACCGATACAGGCCTGACAAATGGTCAGATATACTGGTACAAGGTCAGTGCCGAGAACGCGATGGGTGAGGGCGCCAATTGCACCGCGGTCAATGCGACCCCGTCGTCTGTGATCACGGTCCCCGGAGCACCGCAGAACCTTGCTCTGGATAAGGACAATAATACGGTCGATGTGACCTGGCAGGCGCCGATCAGTGACGGCGGGAGCACGATTATAGGCTATAGGCTGTACCGGTCGACCTCGGCCCATGGTATGTATGTTCTCATCGCCTCGCCCTCGGGCTTGAACTACACCGACACGGGGCTGGTCAACGGAACGTCCTACTTTTACAAGGTCAGTGCCGTGAACGCCATCGGTGAGGGCGCCAATTGCACTGAGGTCGGCACCTATATCCATACGAACGAACCCACGGTCCCTGGGAACCCCGAAGGTCTTACGGCTATCGCCAACGACACCGAGGTGGTCCTGACATGGTCCGCTCCGATCAGTGACGGTGGAAGTCCGATAACCAGTTACCAGCTGTACCGGTCCACAACCTCTGACGGCACATATGCTCTGATAGCTTCGCCCTCGGGGCTGAACTTCACAGACACGGGGCTAACCAAGGGCCACACATATTGGTACAAGATTAGCGCCTTGAACGCGGTCGGGGAAGGGGCCAATTGCTCTGCCATCGCCGTCGACATTCCTAGCGATAGTTCATCGAGTGACAACACGATGTTGATCATCGGGGCAGTGATCGCTATCGTCGCAGTGCTGGCGATAGTGGTGTTCCTGTTCCTGCGTCGGAGGAAGTGAACAAGGTCCGCATAGTTCCCAACCGATAGACGACGACAGATATCATGCTGGCCATACTCAGATGCGAGAGCATCCCTCTGCACCATTTCGATGTTCTGAAACGGTCAGCGCAAGGTCATCATCGTTTTCGTAGAGAGTTCGCCACGAAAACCGTTAATCACCGTTCCGCCTTCAGGTGCCATGGACCTCCGCCACATCCTCGGTAACAGCGCGGTCATGATGACGCTGTCCTTCATTATCGCTCTAGCGGTAGGGGGCTTCCCCAGCGGTATCGTCCTCACCAACAGCAACATCGCCATGATCTCGCTGATGGTCATGATGTCCTTATCGCTGACGAACTTGCGGCTGCGCGGGTTGAAGGTCACCGACCACGCCGTTCCTATCCGAAGGGCCTTCCTGCTCTCCATGGTCCTGGCCTCCGGAACGACTGTCCTCATGGCCTTCCTGTTCCAGGGGGACCTGCGGGCGGGCTGGATAATCGTGGCGGCCGTGCCGTCCGCCGTATCGGTCGTCCCCTTCACCTACCTGATGAAGGGGGACCTGGAACCTACCTTGGTCTCCACAACGGCCCTGTACGTCATCGCCTTGGCCTTCACCCCCCTACTAACGCTCGTGTTCCTGGGGCAGGCCATCGACGCGGTCTTGCTGCTGACCTACGTCGGCCTACTGATCCTGCTGCCGATGTTCGTTTCCCGTCCTCTGCGGAGTTTGAACATCAACCCGGAGAACAAGACGGCCATGATCAACATCGCTTTCTTCGTGCTCATCGTGGCCGTCGCCGGTCCGAACCGCCAGATATTCTTCGGCGACTGGGCGCTGCTCTCCGGGCTGCTGGCAGTAGCGGTGCTGAGGATCTTTGGCCTCGGGCTGCTCTGGAACTGGTACCTCCAGCGCAAGCACGTGCCCCGTGCGCAAAGAGTACCCGAGGTGCTGTTCTCGACGCACAAGAACACGGGAATGGCGGCGACGTTGGCCATAGCGCTCATAGGGCCAGCGGCCGCGGTCCCCGCCACGGTTTGCGCGGTGGTCGACATCAGCTGGCTGATCTTCCTATCGCACCTGGTCTTCAAAAAAGAGTAAGGTAAAGTCTTTCCTTCGTTCCCTGGCCCTTACGACTGATCCGCGATCTGGCCAGCGTGGCCGTGGTCCACGACCGTTATGACCACGTTCCCTTTCTTGTGTCCTTGCTCGACATACCTGTGCGCCTCGACGATCTGCTCCAGCGGATAGCGCCGATCGATGACGGCCTTCAACTTACTCTCCTCAGCGAACTTCTTGATAAGGGCCAGGTCCTTCCTCTTCTTCCTCTTTGACCTTAAGGCCGTGGCCATGAGCCTGGCCTTCTTCCGCCGGTCGATGAAAGTCCATATCAAGCTGACGAGGTCCTCGCGCTTGGGCAGCACCGTGAGATACACGCCCCCTCTCACCAGCGAGCCCTTGCAACGGGAGAACGTGGTCTTGCCCACCGTATCGTAGATGATGTCGTAGATTTCGCCGTTCTGGGTAAAGTCCTCTTTTGTATAATCGATGACCTTAGTGGCCCCCAAGGACCTCACCAGTTCCAGATTCGCGGCGCTGCACACTCCTGTGACCTCTGCCCCGTAACATCTGGCAAGCTGCACCGCGGCAGTACCTATGGCCCCAGAGGCACCGTAGACGAGGACCTTCTGCCCGCTCCGTATCTTCCCTTTGACCGTAAGGAAAGGCAATGCCGTCATGGCGCCGCTGGGAACGGCGACGGCCTCATCATAGGTCAGGTTGGCCGGCATCAGGAACACCACTCCTTTCTCAGGCAGGCATTTGTACTCGGCGTAGGTGCCTCCCACCAACTTGCTGACCCCGAGGACCTGATCGCCTATCTTGAATCGCTTGACGTCCTTCCCTATGGCCTCAATATCCCCAGCCAGGTATCTTCCTAGGATTCTGGGCTTCTTAGACTTCCTGTGGCCGTCGAGGCCCGATAGACCTCGTATCTCTATGTCCACTCGCGTTACGACCGTCGCATGTATCTTGATCAGGATCTCATCGTCTTGGGGAACGGGTTTCTCCTCCTCCTTCACTTGCAGAACCTCTGGTGGACCGTATTCAGTTAACACGACCGCTCTCATCTGCTGCACTTTCTCCCCATCAAGCTTATATTTTCTTGTAAATCAAAACATACAAATAATACATGTAAACATATGGTGATAATGGTGATATAGGTGAGAATAACACCAGCAAAGTGGGACGCGGAATACACCTGGCTTCGTGACGAGGACCACATACGGTCCATCGGGACCAGCCCCCTGATCACGGTGCCTAGGAATCTTGGAACAAGAAAGCACGAAGAACCTAGAGAGACTGCTGGGGTGGCCGACAGGAACGGACTGGGGACAGAACATCGGAGTTCGTCGATATTGGATATGGCCATGCAGGTCATCGGAGCTTTCATGCTGCTGACCATCCTGGGCCTCAACGGGATGCTCCTGCCCCTCTTATCGCTAGGCGTGGTCCTGTCCGGAGAAATCATTTTTATCTCCTCCCTAGGCCATGGGAGTAAGCGTAATCGGAGTGAGTGGATCAGATGACCAATGTGACCATAAGAGGAATCAACGACGAGACGTACCTGCAATTCTCCGCCGAAGCCACCCTTAGAGGGATGTCCATCGGTGACCTGACCACCCAGGCCATGAGGTCCTTCCTGGAGCAGAACAAAGGTCCTATCTATCGCATCGGTAACATGGACTGTCTCACCATAACCCGCAACGACCTGGAATCCATTGACGGGGCGGTGATCATCAACAACATCGATCGCCTAGTATTCGAGCCGGACGTGGACTGGTCGGTCATCAAGGACCATATCCAGATGATAGAAAACGTGGACATCATGGTCATCCCCAGGGCCGTATCCAAGTTCCAGATACTCACCCGAGTGAAGAACGTGGAACACATCGAGTCGGTCTGAAGAATAGAACCCCCTATGGTCAAAATAAAAGGAAGACTGGATATGTTCTATGGCGACACACTCCGAGCCCGTCATTAAGCATATCCCGACCATTCATTTACCAGATCAATTCCCTTGATCTCCCGTCAATGGTTTTTGCGGGTTCTTTTCCAGCTTGGATATGTCAAACCCCTTGTCCTGAACACGCTTGACCAGTCCTTCGTACAATGCCTCGTCCATCTGGGGCGTTCTTGAAAGGATCCAGAGATATTTGCGGGACTCGTCGCCCACCACGACGTACTCGTAATCCTTTCCCAGTTCCAATATCCAGTAGTTTCCCGCGAAAGGCCAGAAGAAGCTCACCTTAAGCTTCGCGTTCGTGGCCGTATCAACTATCCAGGCCTTGCCTTCGGCCGTGCTTAATTCACCGTTGAAATTCTCCCTATAACCCTTGTTCAACACTCTGACCTTTCCGTTCGGGAGCAGCGTGTAGTTGGCAGTTACGCCCACAAGCCCTCTCTCGAACCGCTGCGGGAACTTCGCTATCTCGAACCAGGTTCCCATGTACCTTGTCACGTCAACATGTTCTACGGTCTTTAGTTCCGGCATCATATCCGCGTCCACAGCGTCATTCGCATGCATCTATTTTGCTGGTAGAGCTTACCGTCATGACCAACATTTAATAAAAATCAAGGGGTTAAAGACCACGATCCGATTGACTAGAAGGACATGGTATATCCTGGGGGCGCTACTAGCGACCTGCATTCTCCTTCCGCTCCTGCTCAAGGTCGGGGAAATAGTCGATCTGGACACCTGGCTCTTCCTGGAGGTCCGGGAGGAGTACGAGACCAGCCTGAAGACCTTCCTGCGGTTCTTCACCGAACTTGGCTCCCTGACGGTCTGGTTCATAATCGTACCACTGCTATGGCTGGGACGGAAGAAGGAAGCGGCCATGACGCTTCTTTTCGCCTTGCTACTCGTCATATTTATTGGATTTTCGATGAAGTTCGCCGTTGACCGACCGCGACCATATGAGGTGATAGCTCACGTCGACCCACCGTATCACCTGTTCGATCCATCCTTCCCTTCCGGGCACACCATGGTGGCCTTCGCCGGCGCGGTCGCGGTAGGAATGAAATGGCGCAAGGCACTTCCCCCGTTACTGGTGTTAGCGGCGGCCATCGGTTTCAGCCGGGTGTACCTCGGCGTTCACTACCCGTACGACGTGGCCAGTGGAGCATTGCTCGGTATACTCATCGGGCTCTTGGCCGACAGTATAGACCTACATAGGCAGGTCATCTGGCTGGAGTCGCGCACCAAAAAGTTGGCCGACCGTTTAGGCCTCAATCAAAAAAAGCATCTGTCATGACCAATAGATTACCAATATTGGGCGATGGACAATAAAATAATCATTTATAAATAAAACATACGAATATGGGTTAATAACCATGATTCAGACGACCAGAGAAAAGAAGGTTCCCCTTTCCTGCTTAGCGATTTTATCATTGTTCTTGGTCGTCTCCGCAATTATCGTGTTTCCATTGGCCGTATCAGCTGATGGTGGTGAATCAGACAGTGAAGGCAGTTTTCACGTTTCCTTGATGTCTCTGGCAGCGTTCATTGGGTTCTTAGCGGCATTGACCGGAATGAGAAACTCTAGGATCAAGTCAATATCGAAACTGTTCCCGAAAATTGTCCCGAGGATATATCATCGATGGTTGAGCGTACTTTATTATGTCGTATATTTTGGAACGTTCATAGTCTGGTCGATGACGTTCTATAGCAATCGTGGCCAGATCTACTTCACTCTTCACGGGCAGGTCGGTCTTCTATCATTTATTCTAGCCATAGCTGGGATCATAACCGGACTGGTGATGTGGAAAAGACCGGCAAAGCTTTGGAGATGTCATTGGGTGTTCAACATGGCATCCTACTTCCTTATGATAGTGACGATCGTACTAGGCCAGGCCCTGGGGGATTAACCGAATCATACATTTGGGCGATTCTCTCCCGAACCCTCATGCTCAGTCAATTGCGACAACGACCTAACCGAGCATAACTGGTTTGGTAATTATTATATTCATTTGGTTATTTATAAAAAGCGTTTAGTGAGTTCAACACGTTCTATGGCCAGCCCGGTTTGGTTCAAAAATGATTGGATTATCCGTTCCTGCTCGATTTTTACGACGCTGTCGAGATTATCTGTCCTTATTCCTACTACGCCCAATATACCATTGGGGGTCCGGATCGGATAGTATTGCAGTTCGGCCGAAGATAGCGTATCAGTGTCCTTGCCCGCGGAGACACCATTGTTGAACGTCCATCTGGCCGCGGTCATCTCTTTACCGTCCATATTGAGGCCAATGCTAGCGCTGACAAGCTTCAGCTCCCCATCCCGTGGCAGTAGATATGCGGATTTGCATTGGCAGGCCCTATTAAGATGGTATTCCAACATTTCCACGACGGCCTCAATATTTGTGGCCCTGACCAGATCAAGGCTGAGCAAATACTGCGTTGACGTGTACTCGTCCCTGCGTTGGGCGGCCTTGGCATAATCTCTCGACCTTACCACCAGTAGGCTGATCACCACGCCTACGAAGAGAAATGTCAGCAACGATATCACATATTCTGGATTGCTAATCCTTAATGAAAAATAAGGATGAATAAAGAAGAAATTAAACATGATGATGCTGGCCACGGCAGTATAAATGGCCGGTAATATGCCCCACAATACCGCAGCGATGACGACGCTTATCAGGTACATCATGATGAGGTTCGTTTCCTGGAGGGTCGAACGTAGTAGGTAATCAAGGATGGTAAAGAGCAGGACCATCCAGGTACAATATGCATAAGGCTGTAACCGACCGAGATTAACGGTCGTCTTTGGTTCATTATCGTCCCCCTCCTTTTTCGTTCTCATCCGGGGATCGGTAATGACCATCAAGTCGAACTCCGTACCAAAATTGACCAGCTGATTTATCAGGGACCCAAAGATGATGTCGTGCCACCACGCGCGTCTCGATCTGCCGACGATTATTCTCTTGATATTGTTCTTTTTCGCGTAGCGGATGACCTCCTCGGCGATTATCACTCCAAACGTGGTGCTCGTCTTCGCGCCCAACGATGCCGCCAGTTTTATTCCTTCCATCGCCTGCGTTCTAGATTGTCTGGACAATCTGCTGTTCGCCAGAGTTTCGACATATATGGCATGCCATTCGGTCTTCAGCTCATCGGCCAGCCGCTTTGCGTTGCGGATGATGCGTTCGTTCATCTCCTTCGAGTTCCCAATGCAGACGAGCAACCTGTCCTTGACCGGCCACGGACCTTCGATGGAGCGTTCCCGCATGTACTCGAGCATCTGGCTATCAACATGCTCCGCCGCAATTCGCAGGGTCATCTCCCGTAAGGCGATCAAGTTGCCCTCGTTGAAGAAATGATTCAAGGCCATCGTGGCCTGTTCTGGGACGTACACCTTGCCGTCCTTGAACCTCTGAATGAGGTCCTTGGGGGGCAGATCGATCACCTTGATCTCATTGGCCTCTTCAAGGATCGTGTCCGGGATGGTCTCCTGGACCTTCACACTCGTTATCTGGGCCACGACATCGTTCATGCTTTCCAGATGCTGGACGTTGAGCGTGGTGCAGACGTCGATTCCGGCTTCCAACAATTCCTGGACATCCTGATAGCGCTTTAGGTTTCTGGACCCGCCGACATTGGTGTGCGCCAGTTCGTCCACCAGCGCCAGATTGGGGTTTCGGGCCAGAACCGCGTCGATGTCCATTTCCGTCGTGCGCAAGCCGTGATGCTCCAACTCTCTCTGGGGAACGGATTCCAACCCTTTTAGCAGCTCTTCGGTCTCCTTGCGGCCGTGCGTGAGAACGCAGGCGACGACCACATCGACGCCTTTTTTTTGCTGCCGATGGGCATCTTCCAGCATGGCATACGTCTTCCCAACGCCAGCAGAATACCCTAGAAAGACCGTCAATTTCCCCTTCTTCTTCTTGCGCTCCTCGTTCTTCGCGATATTGAGGAAATATTCCGGCCGCGGTCTCTCACCGTTATGATTGTTATCGTCGGCCGTCACATCAACGCCTCCGCGATAGGTCCTAAGACCAGTGTCAGGAAGTAACTTAGTGCGCCGAACAAGATGACGACCCCTAGCAACCAGATCATGAATGTAAGAGTATGAGTGGGCAGGGTACCTGAGGTTTCCGGGACCACCTTCTTCTCGCTTAGACTACCGGCCAAGGCCAGCGTCAAGGCGATGATACCGAAGCGACCGATCAGCATGGCGATGGCCAAGGCCAAGTTGTAGAACGGTGAGTCTGCCGCCAATCCGGCGAAAGCGCTTCCGTTGTTGTTCGTCGCCGAGGTGAAGGCGTACAATATCTCCGTGAAACCGTGCGGGCCAGCGTTCAATACCGCCACCCTTCCCTCCGGGATGGTCACGGCTATGGCCGTACCGATAAGCACCGTGGCTATCGGCAATAACAAAATGACCGTGCACAGCTTCATCTCGTACGGTCCGATCTTCTTACCTAGATATTCCGGCATGCGGCCGATCATGAGCCCCGCAATGAAGACCGCCACTAGGACGAAGATCAGCATCCCATACATGCCCGAACCTATGCCCCCGAAGACCACCTCTCCGAACTGCATCAGGAGCAATGGGCACATGCCCCCTATCGCCGTGTACGAATCCAACATGGAATCGACGGCGCCACAGGATGTAGCGGTCGTGGATATGGTAAACAAGCACGATGGTACTACTCCGAACCTCAGCTCCTTCCCTTCCAGATTGCCTCCGGACTGGTAGATGGTCGAAAACTGTGAAACACCGGTCATGTTCGAGATTGCGGGATTACCAGAGTTCTCCGCCCAGACGATGGCGCAGGAGAAGGCGATAAAGAGGATGGACATCACTATCAGAAGAGCATAACCCTGGCGCTTGTCCTTGATCATCCTGCCAAAGGTGAAGCACAGTCCGACCGGTATCAAAAGAACGACCAGGGTCTCTATAAGATTGGTCAACAATGACGGGTTCTCGAACGGATGGGCGGAATTAGCATTGAAGAACCCCCCGCCGTTGGTGCCAAGCAGCTTGATGGCCTCCTGGGAGGCGACCGGACCGATGGCTATGGCCTGTGTCGAAATTAGATCTCCGGTAGAATTCGTGAACGGTTGAATAAGATTAGCGACCATCGCTCCATCAAGCGTTTGCGCAGTACCTTGGGACACCAAGATCAGAGCGATGATGAAGGCTATGGGCAGCAGGAGCAGCGTCGCCCTGGTCATGTCGACCCAGAAGTTGCCGAGGTCCTTTACGCTCCTGTTCCGTATTCCGCGGATCAAAGCGATCAGCACTGCCAGCCCGGTTGCTGCAGAAAGGAAATTTTGTACCGTGAGGCCGACCATCTGGGTGAAATAGCTCATGGTCGTCTCACCGGAGTACGATTGCCAGTTGGTGTTCGTAACGTAGCTCACAGCGGTGTTGAACGCCTGGTCGATCGATAAGGAACCAAGCCCGTCCGGGTTCAGCGGAAGGATCCCCTGGAACATTAATATCAACATGAGCACGATGATCCCCAGGCCGTTGAACAACAACAGGCTAAAGAGGTAGGTCCTCCAGCCCATGCCCTTCCTGTCGATCTGGGCCGGTCTGTAGATCCGGTTCTCTATCCAACCGATAGCCCTGGTAAACCGCCCCGGCCGGTCATCATAGGTATTGGATATGAGCGTGCCTACCAGCCAGGCCAGCGGCCCGATGATCACTATGAATAGAATTATGTAAAGCCAGTCTGAAGGCGTGATCCCTAGGAACGCAGCGTTTGACGATATATTCGAGAGATCGAGGGATGCGGTTTCATTGCCGCTTCCCGCTCCGGCATCCTCCGCAGCATTGAGGGCCAAATTGAGCTCGAGGACGTTGACCAACTTATCACCGGTTATATCGATCGTGACGCTGGCATTGATGAGCGACATAACATAAGGCTCATTCATGCCCCTCTCTCTGGCGACCCTCGGCAATTGATATATCGCCGCCGCGTAACTTATGTCTGGATCGAGCCCGCTCGCAGAAGCGGTCACCAGGTCCGAAGGTATCGGATAGGTGTTGTTAGAGTCCGCGGCATGCAAGGCGTCGATCCGTTCCTGGACCACGATCTGCAGATCGGTGCTGTTCGCGGCAAAGTTGGTACCGCCGGATGTACTGGCGTTATAATCAGTGGCCGAAAGCCTTCCCCAGAAATACTCCGGGTCGCTGAACCACTGCCCTATCAGCTCGGAACCGACCACCGTACCGTTCACCACTATCTGGCTTCCGTTCGCCTCATGCGGGAATGCGAGTTGAGCGATCCCGGTCACTGCCAGTGGATAAACGACGCCAGTGACCAGGGTCATTATGAGAAAGAGGACGAGGGCTGGCCGAGCCTGCTTCGACAAGGTCCTCCTCATCGTTCTGAACCGTTCCGACATCGGTGTCCGGCCTTTTCCCTCACCCCCGGTCAAATGCTCGCCCCCATCAGACTTAGTGCAATGTCGATCAGCTTGATGCCGATGAACGGGACTATTATTCCGCCCAGACCGTAAATGAGGAGGTTCTTGCGCAGCAGCTGCTCGGCGCTCATCGGCCTGTACTTGACCCCGCGCAGGGCCAACGGTATCAACATAAGCAATATGAGGGCGTTGAATATCACCGCAGCCAGGATGGCGTTGTGCAGGTCCATGAAGTTCAACGCCTCCAGCGCTGGATAGGTCGCGGCAAAGGCCGCCGGAATTATGACAAAATACTTCGCCACGTCGTTGGTTATGCTGAAAGTAGTCAAAGCGCCCCGGGTCATCAGGAGCTGTTTGCCAGTTTCCACAACCTCGATAAGCTTGGTGGGATTGCTGTCGAGGTCGATCATATTGGCCGCCTCTTTGGCGGGTTGAGTGCCGCTGTTCATGGCCACGGCCACATCGGCCTGGGCCAAGGCTGGGGCATCGTTAGTTCCATCACCGGTCATGGCCACTAACCTCCCCTCGTCCTGATATTGCTTGATCAATTGGATCTTGTTCTCAGGGGTCGCTTCGGCCAGAAAGTCATCGACCCCGGCCTCTGCGGCTATGGCCGCCGCGGTCAGTTTGTTATCACCAGTGACCATGACCGTCATGATC
Proteins encoded:
- a CDS encoding NAD(P)-dependent alcohol dehydrogenase — translated: MKEEEKPVPQDDEILIKIHATVVTRVDIEIRGLSGLDGHRKSKKPRILGRYLAGDIEAIGKDVKRFKIGDQVLGVSKLVGGTYAEYKCLPEKGVVFLMPANLTYDEAVAVPSGAMTALPFLTVKGKIRSGQKVLVYGASGAIGTAAVQLARCYGAEVTGVCSAANLELVRSLGATKVIDYTKEDFTQNGEIYDIIYDTVGKTTFSRCKGSLVRGGVYLTVLPKREDLVSLIWTFIDRRKKARLMATALRSKRKKRKDLALIKKFAEESKLKAVIDRRYPLEQIVEAHRYVEQGHKKGNVVITVVDHGHAGQIADQS
- a CDS encoding phosphatase PAP2 family protein, whose product is MTRRTWYILGALLATCILLPLLLKVGEIVDLDTWLFLEVREEYETSLKTFLRFFTELGSLTVWFIIVPLLWLGRKKEAAMTLLFALLLVIFIGFSMKFAVDRPRPYEVIAHVDPPYHLFDPSFPSGHTMVAFAGAVAVGMKWRKALPPLLVLAAAIGFSRVYLGVHYPYDVASGALLGILIGLLADSIDLHRQVIWLESRTKKLADRLGLNQKKHLS
- the kdpA gene encoding potassium-transporting ATPase subunit KdpA, yielding MTGGEGKGRTPMSERFRTMRRTLSKQARPALVLFLIMTLVTGVVYPLAVTGIAQLAFPHEANGSQIVVNGTVVGSELIGQWFSDPEYFWGRLSATDYNASTSGGTNFAANSTDLQIVVQERIDALHAADSNNTYPIPSDLVTASASGLDPDISYAAAIYQLPRVARERGMNEPYVMSLINASVTIDITGDKLVNVLELNLALNAAEDAGAGSGNETASLDLSNISSNAAFLGITPSDWLYIILFIVIIGPLAWLVGTLISNTYDDRPGRFTRAIGWIENRIYRPAQIDRKGMGWRTYLFSLLLFNGLGIIVLMLILMFQGILPLNPDGLGSLSIDQAFNTAVSYVTNTNWQSYSGETTMSYFTQMVGLTVQNFLSAATGLAVLIALIRGIRNRSVKDLGNFWVDMTRATLLLLPIAFIIALILVSQGTAQTLDGAMVANLIQPFTNSTGDLISTQAIAIGPVASQEAIKLLGTNGGGFFNANSAHPFENPSLLTNLIETLVVLLIPVGLCFTFGRMIKDKRQGYALLIVMSILFIAFSCAIVWAENSGNPAISNMTGVSQFSTIYQSGGNLEGKELRFGVVPSCLFTISTTATSCGAVDSMLDSYTAIGGMCPLLLMQFGEVVFGGIGSGMYGMLIFVLVAVFIAGLMIGRMPEYLGKKIGPYEMKLCTVILLLPIATVLIGTAIAVTIPEGRVAVLNAGPHGFTEILYAFTSATNNNGSAFAGLAADSPFYNLALAIAMLIGRFGIIALTLALAGSLSEKKVVPETSGTLPTHTLTFMIWLLGVVILFGALSYFLTLVLGPIAEALM
- a CDS encoding lipocalin family protein, whose protein sequence is MHANDAVDADMMPELKTVEHVDVTRYMGTWFEIAKFPQRFERGLVGVTANYTLLPNGKVRVLNKGYRENFNGELSTAEGKAWIVDTATNAKLKVSFFWPFAGNYWILELGKDYEYVVVGDESRKYLWILSRTPQMDEALYEGLVKRVQDKGFDISKLEKNPQKPLTGDQGN
- a CDS encoding DUF4118 domain-containing protein — its product is MTADDNNHNGERPRPEYFLNIAKNEERKKKKGKLTVFLGYSAGVGKTYAMLEDAHRQQKKGVDVVVACVLTHGRKETEELLKGLESVPQRELEHHGLRTTEMDIDAVLARNPNLALVDELAHTNVGGSRNLKRYQDVQELLEAGIDVCTTLNVQHLESMNDVVAQITSVKVQETIPDTILEEANEIKVIDLPPKDLIQRFKDGKVYVPEQATMALNHFFNEGNLIALREMTLRIAAEHVDSQMLEYMRERSIEGPWPVKDRLLVCIGNSKEMNERIIRNAKRLADELKTEWHAIYVETLANSRLSRQSRTQAMEGIKLAASLGAKTSTTFGVIIAEEVIRYAKKNNIKRIIVGRSRRAWWHDIIFGSLINQLVNFGTEFDLMVITDPRMRTKKEGDDNEPKTTVNLGRLQPYAYCTWMVLLFTILDYLLRSTLQETNLIMMYLISVVIAAVLWGILPAIYTAVASIIMFNFFFIHPYFSLRISNPEYVISLLTFLFVGVVISLLVVRSRDYAKAAQRRDEYTSTQYLLSLDLVRATNIEAVVEMLEYHLNRACQCKSAYLLPRDGELKLVSASIGLNMDGKEMTAARWTFNNGVSAGKDTDTLSSAELQYYPIRTPNGILGVVGIRTDNLDSVVKIEQERIIQSFLNQTGLAIERVELTKRFL